One region of Culex pipiens pallens isolate TS chromosome 2, TS_CPP_V2, whole genome shotgun sequence genomic DNA includes:
- the LOC120432423 gene encoding serine--tRNA ligase, cytoplasmic, producing the protein MVLDLDLFRSDKGHDPAKVKRNQELRFKDVALVDTVIEQDVEWRRCRFNADNFNKLKNLCSKEIGEKMKKKEPVGDEGEAVPAEVAGDLLGVKSEDLKKLTVNQIKKVRGLIEDAVVENEKKLGEAEVKRNTALREVGNHLHESVPVSNDEDENKVERTFGDCEKKLKYSHVDLIVMIDGMNGEKGAVVSGGRGYFLTGPAVFLEQALIQHSLHILHGKGYTPLYTPFFMRKEVMQEVAQLSQFDEELYKVVGKGSENKSEDGSTDEKYLIATSEQPIAAYHRDEWIPEASLPIKYAGLSTCFRQEVGSHGRDTRGIFRVHQFEKVEQFVLTSPHDNKSWETMDEMIGNAEEFCQSLGIPYRVVNIVSGALNHAASKKLDLEAWFAGSGAFRELVSCSNCLDYQARRLLVRYGQTKKMNAAVDFVHMLNATMCATTRVICAILETHQTETGVKVPEPLKKFMPEKYRDEIPFVKPAPIELEAAAAAAKKDKKGGKKETAAA; encoded by the exons ATGGTGCTCGATCTGGATCTGTTCCGCAGCGACAAGGGCCACGACCCGGCCAAGGTGAAGCGGAACCAGGAGCTGCGGTTCAAGGATGTGGCGCTGGTGGACACGGTCATCGAGCAGGACGTCGAGTGGAGGCGGTGCCGGTTCAACGCGGACAACTTTAACAAGCTGAAGAACCTGTGCAGCAAGGAGATTGGCGAGAAGATGAAGAAGAAGGAACCGGTGGGGGATGAGGGGGAGGCGGTTCCGGCGGAGGTTGCCGGGGATTTGCTGGGCGTTAAGAGCGAGGACTTGAAGAAGCTGACGGTGAATCAGATCAAGAAGGTGAGGGGGTTGATTGAGGATGCGGTTGTGGAGAACGAGAAGAAGTTGGGCGAGGCTGAGGTGAAGAGGAATACGGCGTTGCGGGAGGTTGGGAACCATTTGCACGAGAGCGTTCCGGTGAGCAACGACGAGGACGAGAACAAGGTCGAGCGGACCTTTGGGGATTGCGAGAAGAAGCTGAAGTACTCGCACGTTGATTTGATTGTGATGATTGACGGGATGAACGGAGAGAAGGGAGCTGTTGTTTCCGGAGGTCGCGGGTATTTCCTTACTGGTCCGGCGGTGTTCTTGGAACAGGCGTTGATTCAGCACTCGTTGCACATTCTGCACGGCAAGGGCTACACTCCGCTTTATACGCCGTTCTTCATGCGCAAGGAAGTGATGCAGGAAGTGGCCCAGCTGTCCCAGTTTGACGAGGAACTGTACAAGGTCGTGGGAAAGGGCAGCGAAAACAAGTCCGAGGACGGTAGCACCGACGAGAAGTACCTCATTGCCACCTCGGAACAACCCATCGCCGCTTATCACCGTGACGAATGGATCCCGGAGGCTTCCCTGCCGATCAAGTACGCCGGCTTATCGACCTGCTTCCGTCAGGAGGTCGGTTCTCACGGTCGTGACACGCGTGGAATCTTCCGCGTGCACCAGTTTGAAAAGGTCGAACAGTTCGTGCTCACTTCCCCCCATGACAACAAGTCCTGGGAAACGATGGACGAGATGATCGGCAACGCCGAAGAGTTCTGCCAATCCCTGGGAATCCCGTACCGCGTGGTCAACATCGTCTCCGGTGCCCTGAACCACGCCGCCTCCAAGAAGCTCGACCTGGAAGCGTGGTTCGCCGGCTCCGGTGCGTTCCGAGAGCTCGTCTCCTGCAGCAACTGTCTCGACTACCAGGCGCGCCGACTCCTGGTCCGTTACGGCCAAACCAAGAAGATGAACGCCGCCGTCGACTTTGTGCACATGCTGAACGCGACGATGTGCGCCACCACGCGCGTCATCTGCGCCATCCTCGAGACGCACCAGACCGAGACGGGCGTTAAG GTCCCGGAACCCCTTAAAAAATTCATGCCGGAAAAGTACCGCGACGAGATCCCGTTCGTGAAGCCGGCCCCGATCGAGCTAGAAGCGGCAGCGGCCGCCGCCAAGAAGGACAAAAAGGGCGGCAAGAAGGAAACTGCGGCAGCCTAA